One genomic segment of Elgaria multicarinata webbii isolate HBS135686 ecotype San Diego chromosome 21, rElgMul1.1.pri, whole genome shotgun sequence includes these proteins:
- the RCOR2 gene encoding REST corepressor 2, with amino-acid sequence MPSVMEKSGILSRSRSKSATNGNHQNSEDDSSEEEHSHDSMIRVGADYQAVIPECKPESPARYSSKELKGMLVWSPNHCVSDAKLDKYIAMAKEKHGYNIEQALGMLLWHKHDVEKSLADLANFTPFPDEWTVEDKVLFEQAFSFHGKSFARIQQMLPDKLIPSLVKYYYSWKKTRSRTSVMDRQARKLLSKKEKDDSNDELEEGRQASEGEFDALDPKKEPSYQKPLNNKPGPVKEVQLSQYRHHPLRARRRPPKGMYLSQEDITGLSASPDIACLTLRHLDSQLVSLKRQVQSIKQINSSMKQALEGGIDKLRPPETNIKFNSRWTTDEQLLAVQAIRKYGKDFQAIAEVISNKTVAQVKTFFVSYRRRFNLEEVLQEWEAEQEGVGPAAPPGGSPSRDPKSSGASLASSEEEDEVQITAVSRSSQEQQQQQPPAPPVPPPLPLPASPRPPPAALSQPPPLLRPTLPTAPTLHRQPPPLQQGRFLQPRLSLNQPPPPLIRPAASRQAPRGGQHPPSLLSGTGEPPPPSSSSL; translated from the exons ATGCCTTCTGTAATGGAAAAATCAGGGATCCTGTCCAGGAGCCGGTCTAAGTCCGCCACCAACGGCAACCATCAGAACTCGGAAGATGACAGCAGCGAAGAGGAACACTCCCACG ACAGCATGATTCGTGTGGGAGCGGATTACCAAGCTGTGATCCCAGAGTGCAAACCAG AGAGCCCTGCTCGCTACAGCAGCAAGGAGTTGAAAGGGATGCTCGTTTGGTCTCCAAACCACTGCGTCTCCGATGCCAAAT TGGACAAATACATCGCCATGGCCAAGGAGAAGCACGGCTACAACATAGAACAG GCTCTGGGGATGTTGCTGTGGCACAAACACGACGTGGAGAAGTCCCTGGCGGACTTGGCCAACTTCACGCCCTTCCCCGACGAGTGGACGGTGGAGGACAAGGTGCTGTTTGAGCAAGCCTTCAGCTTCCACGGCAAGAGTTTTGCTCGTATCCAGCAGATG CTTCCTGATAAGCTGATTCCCAGCCTGGTGAAGTATTACTACTCCTGGAAGAAAACTAGGAGCAGGACCAGCGTGATGGATCGACAAGCCCGGAAGCTGCTCAGCAAGAAGGAAAAGGATGACAG TAATGATGAACTGGAGGAAGGACGGCAGGCTAGTGAGGGTGAATTTGATGCCCTGGATCCCAAGAAGGAG ccTAGTTATCAGAAGCCCCTGAACAACAAGCCGGGGCCTGTGAAGGAGGTGCAGCTGTCCCAGTACCGGCATCACCCGCTCCGCGCCCGCCGGCGCCCTCCCAAGGGCATGTACCTGAGCCAGGAGGATATCACCGGCCTGTCCGCCAGCCCGGACATCGCTTGCCTCACGTTGCGCCACCTGGACTCTCAGCTGGTTTCCCTCAAGCGGCAG GTGCAAAGCATCAAGCAGATCAACAGCAGCATGAAGCAGGCGCTGGAAGGCGGGATAGACAAACTGCGGCCGCCGGAG ACAAACATCAAGTTCAATTCGCGCTGGACGACGGATGAGCAGCTGCTGGCCGTGCAGG CCATCCGGAAGTACGGCAAAGACTTCCAGGCCATCGCGGAAGTGATCAGCAACAAGACGGTggcccaggtgaagaccttcttcgTCAGCTACCGGCGTCGCTTCAACTTGGAGGAGGTGCTCCAGGAATGGGAGGCTGAGCAGGAGGGCGTGGGCCCGGCCGCCCCGCCGGGCGGCTCCCCTTCCCGGGACCCCAAGAGCTCGGGGGCTTCGTTAGCGAGCAGCGAAGAAGAGGACGAG gTGCAGATCACGGCCGTGTCACGGTCCtcgcaggagcagcagcagcagcagccaccggcGCCCCCCGTCCCCCCTCCGCTGCCCCTCCCTGCTTCCCCGCGGCCCCCCCCAGCCGCGCTCTCCCAGCCGCCCCCGTTGCTGAGGCCCACGCTGCCCACGGCGCCCACCCTGCACCGCCAACCCCCGCCCCTGCAGCAGGGGCGCTTCCTGCAGCCCAGACTGTCGCTCAACCAGCCGCCGCCCCCGCTCATCCGGCCGGCCGCCTCGCGGCAGGCGCCCCGCGGGGGCCAGCACCCGCCCTCGCTGCTGAGCGGGACCGGGGAGCCCCCTCCGCCCTCCTCCAGTTCCCTCTGA